In Leptotrichia sp. OH3620_COT-345, the following proteins share a genomic window:
- a CDS encoding MFS transporter, which yields MLIESKENKWKNKISLFLFSQTVSTLGSSVVSFSILWYITLKYSSGTFITILVLCTFVPQIIISLFAGVWADKYSKKLIIILSDTFIALATFTVTLFFLLGNRSLYVIYAASIIRSIGSGIQAPAISAVIPEIVPEKSLMKINGINSTVYSAVSLLSPVIGGIILGSLGIVYSLMFDVVTAIIGIGIISFLKFTENTDKSSVRETGFSQLKAGLKYAKNNIVINKMLKLFILIYIIITPVAFLYPLMIKRIFGNDLWKITLSEIVWSLGMIIGGFIVSCMKNVKNKIKLFLAIYFILGIDFFFLSTTTEFNVLLIILFLGGIFIIIGDTIETTFIQENTDSEMMGRVFSMIHFIRVFVYPFSILFFGPLSDKVKIEHLICGTSILLMILPVIKFFDKSFMGMEKKSENL from the coding sequence ATGTTAATAGAAAGTAAAGAAAATAAATGGAAAAATAAAATTTCTTTGTTTTTATTTAGTCAGACAGTGTCTACTTTAGGTTCGTCCGTTGTCAGTTTTTCTATTTTATGGTATATAACTTTAAAGTATTCTTCCGGAACATTTATTACAATACTTGTTCTCTGCACTTTTGTGCCTCAGATAATAATTTCTCTTTTTGCAGGAGTATGGGCTGATAAATATAGTAAAAAACTGATTATAATACTGTCCGATACTTTTATTGCACTGGCGACATTTACTGTCACCCTCTTTTTTCTTCTAGGAAACCGGTCACTTTATGTAATTTATGCCGCATCAATTATCCGTTCTATAGGAAGCGGCATACAGGCTCCCGCCATATCTGCAGTTATTCCTGAAATTGTTCCTGAAAAAAGCCTGATGAAAATAAACGGAATAAACAGTACCGTCTATTCAGCAGTTTCTCTTCTTTCTCCTGTAATAGGCGGGATTATTCTCGGTTCATTGGGAATAGTTTATTCTCTTATGTTTGATGTAGTTACAGCTATAATCGGAATAGGAATAATAAGTTTTCTGAAATTTACTGAAAATACAGATAAATCTTCTGTTCGGGAAACAGGGTTTTCACAATTAAAAGCAGGTTTGAAATATGCGAAAAATAACATTGTAATAAATAAAATGCTAAAACTCTTTATATTAATTTATATTATAATTACTCCTGTTGCCTTTCTATATCCTCTTATGATTAAACGTATTTTTGGAAATGATCTCTGGAAAATAACACTAAGTGAAATAGTCTGGTCTTTAGGAATGATTATAGGAGGTTTTATAGTTTCATGTATGAAAAATGTAAAAAATAAAATTAAACTTTTTCTAGCTATTTATTTTATTTTAGGAATTGATTTTTTTTTCTTAAGTACAACAACCGAATTTAATGTACTTCTAATTATTTTATTTTTAGGAGGAATTTTTATAATAATAGGAGATACTATTGAAACTACATTTATTCAGGAAAATACTGATTCGGAAATGATGGGACGTGTATTTTCAATGATACATTTTATAAGAGTTTTTGTATATCCTTTTTCAATTTTATTTTTTGGACCTCTTTCAGATAAAGTAAAAATAGAACATCTAATTTGTGGAACTTCTATTTTATTAATGATTCTTCCTGTAATAAAATTTTTCGATAAATCATTTATGGGAATGGAAAAAAAATCGGAAAATTTATGA
- a CDS encoding NUDIX domain-containing protein → MQFHLNNDNVKFILSKLNENGTGFLVGGAVRDLIMGKNPEDYDFATDIEYRELKRIFSEFNPKEVGSHFGILMIKVNNVNYEIARFRKETGIFNSRHPKKIKFVKTIDTDLARRDFTINAMAYNEQLGLVDLFNGKKDLEKGVIKFVGNPKLRIEEDALRIMRAFRFISKLGFRIEKKTAEAIFIKRKFLNKISKERIFDELSRILLGQHMEKALNEMKRLGVLEMIIPEFKYTYDFNQNNPYHRDNLFKHILKTVDLCEFDLITRFSALFHDLGKINVKIIDKEGIFHYYGHEKESSIIAESRLKELRAPNDMIFSVKKIISNHMLVYNSPSDKTLKKLIIDLGEKNLERLINLFSSDILSKEPLKSHENKLSLENFKKRIENILEMGKILEIRDLDITGVDLINLKFDAKNIREIKNEIYENILEDKLKNEKEEIIKYLSEKYGIPEKIKHEKSCGAVILNSNSKKLLIVKMYNGNWGFAKGHMEKNETEKETAIREVKEETGTEIKIMEDFKESIKYVPNEKTLKEVVFFIGLTENEDIKIDKNEIEDFKWCKYNEAMKLITYKLQRDILEKVIKFIRDKNKNFEE, encoded by the coding sequence ATGCAATTTCATTTAAACAACGACAATGTAAAATTCATATTAAGTAAATTAAATGAGAACGGAACAGGATTTCTTGTAGGAGGGGCCGTCAGAGATTTGATAATGGGAAAAAATCCCGAGGATTATGATTTTGCCACTGATATTGAATATAGAGAATTAAAAAGAATATTTTCAGAATTTAATCCTAAAGAAGTCGGATCACATTTCGGGATATTGATGATAAAAGTGAACAATGTAAATTATGAAATAGCAAGATTTAGAAAAGAAACAGGAATTTTTAACAGTAGACATCCTAAAAAAATTAAGTTTGTAAAAACAATAGATACAGATTTAGCAAGACGTGATTTTACTATAAATGCCATGGCTTACAATGAGCAGTTGGGGTTAGTGGATTTATTCAACGGAAAGAAAGATTTGGAAAAAGGAGTTATAAAATTTGTAGGTAACCCTAAATTAAGAATTGAAGAAGATGCTCTTAGGATAATGAGAGCATTCAGATTTATATCAAAATTGGGTTTCAGGATTGAAAAAAAAACTGCTGAAGCTATATTCATAAAAAGAAAATTTTTAAATAAAATTTCAAAGGAACGGATTTTTGACGAATTAAGCCGAATTCTTTTGGGTCAACATATGGAAAAAGCATTAAATGAGATGAAAAGATTGGGAGTTCTTGAAATGATTATTCCTGAATTTAAATATACATATGATTTTAATCAAAATAATCCGTATCATAGGGATAATTTATTTAAACATATATTAAAAACAGTGGATTTATGTGAATTTGATTTAATTACAAGATTTTCCGCACTATTTCATGATTTAGGTAAAATAAATGTGAAAATTATTGATAAAGAGGGAATATTTCATTATTACGGTCATGAAAAAGAAAGTTCAATTATAGCTGAAAGTAGGTTAAAAGAACTGAGGGCCCCCAATGATATGATTTTTTCAGTAAAGAAAATAATAAGTAACCATATGCTGGTATATAACTCTCCCAGTGATAAAACATTGAAAAAGTTGATTATTGATTTAGGAGAAAAAAACCTAGAAAGACTTATTAATTTATTTTCATCGGATATTTTGTCAAAAGAACCACTTAAAAGTCATGAAAACAAATTATCACTTGAAAATTTTAAGAAAAGAATAGAAAATATACTTGAAATGGGAAAAATACTCGAAATAAGAGATTTGGACATAACAGGAGTAGATTTGATAAATCTGAAATTTGATGCTAAAAATATAAGGGAAATAAAAAATGAGATATATGAAAATATTTTGGAAGATAAACTGAAAAATGAAAAAGAAGAAATAATAAAGTATTTAAGTGAAAAATACGGTATTCCTGAAAAAATAAAGCATGAAAAATCATGTGGTGCAGTAATTCTGAACAGTAATAGTAAAAAACTTCTAATTGTAAAGATGTACAATGGAAACTGGGGATTTGCCAAAGGGCATATGGAGAAAAACGAAACTGAAAAGGAAACTGCAATTAGGGAAGTAAAAGAGGAAACCGGAACGGAAATAAAAATAATGGAAGATTTTAAAGAAAGTATAAAATATGTACCTAATGAAAAAACTTTAAAGGAAGTTGTATTTTTTATAGGTCTTACTGAAAATGAGGATATAAAAATAGATAAGAATGAAATCGAAGATTTTAAATGGTGTAAATATAATGAAGCTATGAAGTTGATAACGTATAAATTACAAAGAGATATTTTGGAAAAAGTTATAAAATTTATAAGAGATAAAAATAAAAATTTTGAGGAGTGA
- a CDS encoding aminoacyl-histidine dipeptidase encodes MRKLENIKPERVFYYFEEISKIPRNSYEEKEISDYLINFGKEHNLECYQDEVNNVVLRKKASEGYENVPGVILQGHMDMVCEKTEDSNHDFKKDPINLIVEGNILRADRTTLGADNGIAVAMMMAIAENKDLKHGPLEFLITTSEEIDLGGALALKPGILKGKILINLDSEEEGKLTAGSAGGENIDILIPYKKIDIMGRFTYKIKLQGFAGGHSGAEIHKNKENANKAMNKILKLLNEKANIYMVSISGGSKDNAIPRVAEAIITSIEDIKESIEKVMEEVKELYIKSEPQVEISVEEISTVNRVIEKKVLDKYIGLIEEIPTGVYSWMKEYPEIVEASDNLAIVTTEEENIRLAISMRSSEPEILDKLKNSIVLIAEKYEGNYEFSSKYPEWRYRSDSPFREKAVEIWKKLTGNDMEVEIIHAGLECGAIYQNYPDIDFISIGPDMWDVHTPDEKLDIASTGKIYDYVLKLLEELK; translated from the coding sequence ATGAGAAAATTAGAAAATATAAAACCGGAAAGAGTATTTTATTATTTTGAAGAAATTTCAAAAATACCCAGAAATTCCTATGAAGAAAAAGAAATCAGTGATTATCTCATAAATTTCGGAAAAGAGCATAATCTTGAATGCTATCAGGATGAAGTTAATAACGTCGTTTTACGTAAAAAAGCAAGTGAAGGCTATGAAAATGTTCCGGGAGTTATTTTACAGGGACATATGGATATGGTTTGTGAAAAAACCGAAGATAGTAATCATGATTTTAAAAAGGATCCTATTAATTTAATAGTTGAAGGAAATATTTTAAGAGCAGATAGGACTACACTTGGAGCCGATAATGGAATTGCGGTCGCAATGATGATGGCTATTGCTGAAAACAAAGATTTAAAACATGGACCATTGGAATTTTTAATTACTACATCGGAGGAGATTGATTTAGGAGGTGCATTAGCTCTTAAACCGGGAATATTAAAAGGAAAAATACTTATTAATCTTGATTCTGAAGAAGAAGGAAAATTAACAGCAGGTTCAGCAGGAGGAGAAAATATTGACATTCTTATTCCTTATAAAAAAATAGATATAATGGGAAGATTTACGTATAAAATAAAGTTACAGGGATTTGCAGGAGGACATTCAGGAGCGGAAATTCATAAAAATAAAGAAAACGCCAATAAAGCAATGAATAAAATTTTAAAATTATTGAATGAAAAAGCAAATATATACATGGTTTCAATTTCAGGAGGAAGTAAAGATAATGCTATTCCGAGAGTTGCCGAAGCAATTATTACGTCAATTGAAGATATAAAGGAGTCAATTGAAAAAGTAATGGAAGAAGTAAAAGAATTGTATATAAAATCCGAGCCTCAAGTTGAAATTTCAGTGGAAGAAATATCTACTGTAAATAGAGTAATTGAAAAAAAAGTTTTAGATAAGTATATCGGTCTTATTGAAGAAATTCCTACAGGAGTTTATAGTTGGATGAAAGAATATCCTGAGATAGTGGAAGCTTCGGATAATTTGGCAATAGTAACTACTGAAGAGGAAAATATAAGATTGGCAATATCTATGAGAAGTTCAGAACCTGAAATACTTGACAAACTAAAAAATTCCATAGTTTTAATTGCTGAAAAATATGAAGGAAATTATGAATTTTCATCAAAATATCCTGAATGGAGATACCGCTCAGATTCACCTTTTAGAGAAAAAGCCGTAGAAATATGGAAAAAATTAACAGGAAATGATATGGAAGTGGAAATAATACATGCAGGGCTTGAATGCGGAGCAATTTATCAGAACTATCCGGATATAGATTTTATAAGTATAGGACCGGATATGTGGGATGTTCATACACCTGATGAAAAATTGGATATTGCTTCTACAGGAAAAATTTATGATTATGTTCTGAAATTACTTGAAGAATTAAAATAA
- a CDS encoding toxin-antitoxin system YwqK family antitoxin has product MKKILSKPLIILFSCFMSGFYIFSANFNMDPKRANEYLYLYAKVLNSPYLTLEAISISDSFAVLKEDGSPFTGTLVEFNSNSEIKSVKNFKNGLYDGKMYFYYNNGNILKIMEYSQGKQIGEEIEFYADGISKSIKNYKNGLLNGSSYEFDLIGVLTSVTNYTNNRKNGKEFIVSNGVITLENNYENGILSGLSTSYYLDGTLRSTGMYVNNLRNGEWIWKYPNGTVKLVENYKNGKISGNITGYFPNGNKERVFQITNGTGSFTQYYDNGKLKAKGSYVNYTSAGDWTFYDKDGNIILGNPY; this is encoded by the coding sequence ATGAAAAAAATATTAAGTAAACCGTTAATTATTCTATTTTCATGTTTTATGTCAGGGTTTTATATTTTTTCCGCAAATTTTAATATGGATCCTAAAAGAGCCAATGAATATCTCTATTTATATGCGAAGGTGCTGAATTCTCCTTATTTAACTCTCGAAGCAATTTCTATTTCGGACTCTTTTGCTGTTCTGAAAGAAGACGGTTCACCTTTCACAGGAACATTAGTCGAGTTTAATAGTAACTCGGAAATCAAATCTGTGAAAAATTTCAAAAATGGATTGTATGACGGTAAAATGTACTTTTATTATAATAATGGAAATATTTTAAAAATAATGGAGTATAGTCAAGGAAAACAAATCGGTGAGGAAATAGAATTTTATGCTGACGGAATTTCAAAATCAATAAAAAATTATAAAAACGGTCTGTTAAATGGTTCTTCATATGAATTTGATCTTATAGGTGTTTTGACATCAGTCACAAATTATACAAATAATAGAAAAAATGGAAAAGAATTTATTGTTTCCAATGGAGTCATTACTTTGGAAAATAATTATGAAAACGGTATTTTAAGCGGGTTATCCACATCTTATTATTTAGATGGAACTTTAAGGTCTACAGGAATGTATGTAAATAACTTGAGAAATGGAGAATGGATATGGAAATATCCTAACGGTACTGTAAAACTTGTTGAAAATTATAAAAACGGAAAAATCTCAGGAAATATTACAGGATATTTTCCTAATGGAAATAAAGAACGTGTATTTCAAATAACAAACGGAACCGGAAGCTTTACCCAGTACTATGATAACGGCAAATTAAAAGCCAAAGGGTCCTATGTAAACTATACTTCTGCAGGAGATTGGACTTTCTATGATAAAGATGGAAATATTATACTTGGAAATCCATATTAA
- a CDS encoding Gfo/Idh/MocA family protein, with amino-acid sequence MRFGIIGTNWITDKLIDAGKEIKDFKLTAVYSRTEETAKKFAQKYGVDTIFTNLDKMAESDKIDGVYIASPNSFHSSQSILFLKNRKAVLCEKPATSNLKELEEVIKTAEENNTLYMEAMKIPFIPTYNVLKENLHKVGKIRKMVTGYCQHSSRYEDYKKGDVKNAFKPEFSNGALMDIGIYPLFLAVSLFGSPEKLYADGLILENGKGIDAQGIINMSYIDMDITVLFSKITNSYVPTEIMGEDGSLLIEHPSEMSELYFIDRKNNNKKTELTLPGQENSMYYELKHFIDLYNEGKTESPINNFHLMKKVMKIMDEARKKIGIIFPADKVK; translated from the coding sequence ATGAGATTTGGAATAATAGGAACAAACTGGATAACTGATAAACTCATTGATGCAGGAAAGGAAATAAAAGACTTTAAACTTACAGCCGTTTATTCAAGAACAGAGGAAACAGCAAAAAAATTTGCTCAAAAATATGGAGTAGATACAATATTTACAAATTTAGATAAAATGGCTGAAAGTGATAAAATCGATGGAGTGTATATCGCTTCTCCCAATTCTTTCCACAGTAGTCAGAGTATCCTTTTTTTGAAAAATAGAAAAGCAGTTTTATGTGAAAAGCCTGCAACTTCAAATTTAAAGGAGTTGGAAGAAGTTATAAAAACAGCCGAAGAAAATAATACATTATATATGGAGGCTATGAAAATACCTTTTATTCCTACATACAACGTGTTAAAAGAAAATCTTCATAAAGTAGGAAAAATAAGAAAAATGGTAACAGGATATTGTCAACATTCTTCAAGATATGAAGATTATAAAAAAGGAGATGTGAAAAATGCTTTTAAACCTGAATTTTCTAACGGAGCATTAATGGATATAGGTATATATCCGTTATTTCTTGCAGTATCTCTTTTCGGAAGTCCTGAAAAGCTGTATGCAGATGGATTAATACTTGAAAATGGAAAAGGAATAGATGCACAGGGAATTATTAATATGTCTTACATTGATATGGATATTACGGTTTTATTTTCAAAAATTACAAATTCATATGTTCCTACTGAAATTATGGGAGAGGACGGTTCACTTTTAATAGAGCATCCATCAGAAATGTCGGAATTATATTTTATAGATAGAAAAAATAATAATAAAAAAACTGAACTGACATTACCGGGACAAGAAAACAGCATGTATTATGAACTAAAACATTTTATAGATTTATATAATGAAGGAAAAACAGAATCGCCGATAAATAACTTTCATTTAATGAAAAAAGTTATGAAAATAATGGATGAAGCAAGAAAAAAAATAGGAATAATATTTCCTGCAGATAAAGTAAAATAA
- a CDS encoding YfcC family protein, whose amino-acid sequence MKKKTFEFPSAFTVLFVILIIVAGLTYMIPAGKFSKLSYDTATNEFIITDHNDETISEPPTEEVLRKYNINLPLEKFTKGTIKKPMAIPGSYTKIKQHPQGILNIVKAPILGIMESVDIIIFVLIIGGIIGVINKIGAFDAGINALSKKTEGREFLLILFVFILIAIGGTTFGMSEETIAFYPILMPIFLVNGFDAMTCVAAISLGSTIGTMFSTVNPFSVVIASNAAGISFTEGIQFRIITLLLASVITILYIYQYIKKIRKDPAKSLIHDQEKEIRNKFLSNFDKSSKVEFTTRKKLCLVAFTLAFPIMIYGVSVLQWWFGEMSALFLSVAIIIMFLSGLSEKEAVSSFIGGAKELTGVALTVGLARSINIIMDNGLISDTLLYYSSQLVANINSSAFALVQLGIFSVLGFFIQSSSGLAVLSMPIMAPLADTAGVSREIIINAYNWGQGLMSFIAPTGLVLVFLEMVGVTFDKWLKFVMPLFGIMAAFSAVMLIINTLI is encoded by the coding sequence ATGAAAAAGAAAACATTTGAATTTCCGAGCGCATTTACAGTACTATTTGTAATCCTTATTATAGTTGCAGGATTAACTTATATGATACCGGCGGGAAAATTCTCAAAATTGTCTTATGATACGGCAACAAATGAATTTATAATAACCGATCATAATGATGAAACAATTTCCGAACCACCTACAGAAGAAGTTCTTAGGAAATACAACATAAACTTACCTCTTGAAAAGTTTACAAAAGGAACTATAAAAAAACCTATGGCGATTCCGGGAAGTTATACAAAAATAAAACAACATCCTCAAGGAATATTGAATATTGTTAAGGCACCTATTTTAGGAATTATGGAATCCGTTGACATTATAATATTTGTCTTGATTATAGGCGGGATAATAGGAGTGATCAATAAAATAGGAGCTTTTGATGCCGGAATAAATGCACTTTCGAAAAAAACTGAAGGAAGAGAGTTTCTGCTTATACTTTTTGTTTTTATTTTAATAGCAATTGGCGGAACAACATTTGGAATGTCTGAAGAAACGATAGCGTTTTATCCCATTTTAATGCCTATATTTTTAGTAAACGGATTTGATGCTATGACTTGTGTTGCAGCTATTTCCTTAGGTTCAACTATTGGAACTATGTTTTCGACAGTTAATCCGTTTTCCGTGGTTATTGCTTCCAATGCGGCAGGGATTTCATTTACGGAGGGTATTCAATTTCGTATAATTACTTTACTTTTAGCTTCCGTTATTACTATACTGTATATTTATCAATATATTAAAAAAATTAGGAAAGATCCTGCAAAATCTTTAATACATGATCAAGAAAAAGAAATTAGGAATAAATTTTTAAGTAATTTTGACAAAAGCTCTAAAGTTGAATTTACTACAAGAAAAAAATTATGTCTTGTGGCTTTTACTCTTGCTTTTCCTATTATGATTTATGGTGTTTCCGTATTACAATGGTGGTTTGGAGAAATGTCGGCATTATTTCTTTCAGTAGCAATAATTATTATGTTTCTATCCGGATTGTCGGAAAAAGAAGCTGTCTCTTCTTTTATAGGAGGAGCAAAGGAACTTACAGGAGTTGCATTAACAGTGGGACTTGCGCGTTCAATAAATATTATTATGGATAACGGTCTTATCTCAGATACGTTATTATATTATTCGAGTCAATTAGTTGCAAATATAAATAGCAGTGCTTTTGCTTTAGTACAATTAGGAATTTTTTCCGTTCTAGGATTTTTTATACAGTCTTCTTCAGGACTTGCAGTATTATCAATGCCTATCATGGCACCATTGGCGGATACGGCAGGAGTATCAAGAGAAATTATAATAAATGCTTATAACTGGGGACAGGGATTAATGTCTTTTATTGCACCCACAGGATTGGTTCTTGTGTTTTTGGAAATGGTAGGAGTTACTTTTGATAAATGGTTGAAATTTGTTATGCCGTTGTTTGGAATTATGGCTGCTTTTTCAGCTGTTATGCTTATAATTAATACATTAATTTAA
- a CDS encoding pheromone cAD1 o protein produces the protein MKKIVTILMFLMAFLGFSAMKDGIYYAEKNSGGNWKAFVKLTIKSDKIIGVQYDRKNNAGELLSIDQKENEKYKAKFGETFRDASFSMTRNLVSSQNLSSVRGVKDGTALSEFKELVQFLINKANAGETGNFKL, from the coding sequence ATGAAAAAAATAGTAACTATATTAATGTTTTTAATGGCTTTTCTCGGATTTTCAGCAATGAAAGACGGTATATACTATGCTGAAAAAAATAGTGGCGGAAACTGGAAAGCTTTTGTAAAATTGACTATAAAAAGTGATAAAATTATCGGTGTTCAGTATGACAGAAAAAATAATGCAGGGGAATTATTGTCAATTGATCAGAAAGAAAATGAGAAATATAAAGCAAAATTTGGAGAAACATTCAGAGATGCGAGTTTTTCAATGACAAGAAATCTGGTCAGTTCTCAAAATTTGAGTTCTGTAAGAGGAGTTAAAGACGGAACTGCATTATCTGAATTTAAGGAACTTGTGCAATTTCTTATTAATAAGGCAAATGCAGGAGAAACCGGAAATTTTAAATTGTAG
- a CDS encoding ThiF family adenylyltransferase translates to MKQRFSRFSMLVGEEAIEKLNKSNVIVFGVGGVGSYTVESLVRSGIGNITMVDYDEISESNINRQLHALDSTVGMSKIEVMKKRILNINPDCNVTLKKEIVLKNVEIFFENNNQKYDFAVDAIDVIDSKINIIEYCYNNNINIISSMGFGNKMHPEMIEISTIENTISCPMARRIRSILKKKCIKNIPVVFSREEVLKPDKSETFAHEAPTKFKQNNGMPRKIIPGSNAFVPGTAGLIIASYVIRNLLEIK, encoded by the coding sequence ATGAAGCAAAGATTTTCAAGATTTTCAATGTTGGTCGGTGAAGAAGCCATAGAAAAACTGAATAAATCCAATGTAATTGTTTTCGGTGTAGGGGGCGTAGGATCTTATACTGTAGAATCCCTTGTAAGATCAGGTATAGGAAATATAACAATGGTTGATTATGATGAAATTTCAGAATCAAATATAAATAGACAGCTTCACGCTTTAGACAGTACAGTGGGAATGTCTAAAATAGAAGTTATGAAAAAAAGGATTTTGAATATTAATCCTGATTGTAATGTCACTTTAAAAAAAGAGATAGTCCTTAAAAATGTAGAAATTTTTTTTGAAAATAATAATCAAAAATATGACTTTGCAGTGGATGCCATAGATGTCATTGATTCAAAAATTAATATTATAGAATATTGCTATAATAATAATATAAATATCATCTCATCTATGGGATTCGGAAATAAAATGCATCCTGAAATGATTGAAATATCTACAATTGAAAACACAATATCCTGCCCTATGGCAAGAAGGATTAGAAGTATATTAAAAAAGAAATGTATAAAAAATATACCTGTTGTTTTTTCCAGAGAAGAAGTACTAAAACCTGATAAATCTGAAACTTTTGCTCATGAAGCCCCGACAAAATTTAAACAGAATAACGGAATGCCGAGAAAAATTATTCCGGGAAGTAATGCTTTTGTACCCGGAACAGCCGGACTTATAATAGCATCTTATGTAATAAGAAATTTGTTGGAAATAAAATAG
- a CDS encoding prolyl-tRNA synthetase associated domain-containing protein gives MKEYEKVYAELNKLNIPFEIIEHPAAMTTEEADKYVEGIEGVLTKSLFLTNSKKTAYYLLIMDDKNRLDMGKFSEITGEKRLKLASPESLFQKMELHPGTVSIFGIINNSEKDINIYFEAGILKENRMSFHPNDNTKTLFLLTKDILKFINSVGFEYKVADL, from the coding sequence ATGAAAGAATATGAAAAGGTATATGCAGAGCTTAATAAGTTGAATATTCCTTTTGAAATTATTGAACATCCTGCTGCGATGACTACAGAAGAAGCTGACAAATATGTTGAAGGGATAGAAGGTGTACTTACAAAATCTCTGTTTCTTACGAACAGTAAAAAAACAGCTTATTATCTTCTAATTATGGATGATAAAAATCGTTTGGATATGGGGAAATTTAGTGAGATAACAGGAGAGAAACGTTTAAAATTGGCTTCTCCTGAAAGTCTTTTTCAGAAAATGGAACTTCACCCCGGGACTGTTTCAATTTTTGGAATTATAAATAATTCTGAAAAAGATATAAATATATATTTTGAAGCCGGAATTTTAAAAGAAAACAGAATGAGTTTTCATCCTAATGATAATACAAAAACTTTATTTTTACTTACAAAAGACATTTTGAAATTTATAAATTCAGTAGGATTTGAATATAAAGTGGCAGATTTATAA